From a single Nicotiana tomentosiformis chromosome 2, ASM39032v3, whole genome shotgun sequence genomic region:
- the LOC138906820 gene encoding uncharacterized protein, which translates to MAEDLSKGNRRDPGWKYNHLKDPNDTTRVTCIFCGKITTGGINRAKQHLIGNFRNAAKCAVCPQEVREELKNYMGEKKIRKEVYTNEFSGLDEFDYQDDVGGEDEVHEIIHKKRGGGSFPSGSSKKLAKGKGPMDVFLQKQGTLTQTNIKDSCDKEARAMTIQKVARFFYDNGIPFNVACSKSFKEAVEAIGRYGPNLKPPSYHELRVPLLRKEVELTNEIINKHREEWLKYRCSIMADGWSDRKQRTLINFLVNSPHGTVFMESIDASSFVKTGEKLCELLDRYVERVGEHNVVQVISDNGSNFVLAGQLLQKKRRHIYWTPCAAHCIDLMLEDIGKIPNIKKVLQRAITLVGFIYGHSGVLNMMRDFTKNKELVKCGITRFATSFLALQRLQCQKTNLRAIFTSNKWVMSRWSNLPKGKSVAHTVLMTTFWNQVVYILKIMGPLVKVLRLADNEEKPAMGYIYEAMDRAKEAIAKAFDRNIAKYKDIFKIIDERWQCQLHHPLHAAGHYLNPEYFYQNSAIENCREVTDGLYACIEKLVPNTEVQDKIISEIPLYTKSEQQFGLPIAKRSRMTRSPVEWWNLYGNSAPHLQKLAIRILGLTTSAAGLEHQKLNDLVYVKYNRALKARYDLRSVIDPISLDNIDHSNEWLVGKMGVNVEAEGELVFGDDSLTWGDVARKSGSENALTYTRRQKRQSGDIAANASSSRAPRIEFVDIEDEIVSDESGEEEIGGYSSSDTNENHPIGEDYMEEYYFSDQKWNLE; encoded by the exons ATGGCAGAGGACTTGTCCAAAGGCAATCGAAGGGATCCCGGCTGGAAATATAATCATTTGAAGGATCCTAATGACACTACAAGAGTCACATGCATTTTTTGTGGAAAAATAACCACGGGTGGAATTAATCGGGCAAAACAACATTTGATTGGGAACTTTAGGAATGCAGCAAAGTGTGCGGTATGCCCACAAGAGGTTAGAGAGGAATTGAAAAATTACATGGGggagaaaaaaataagaaaggaaGTCTATACTAACGAATTTTCTGGACTTGATGAGTTTGATTATCAAGACGATGTTGGTGGAGAAGATGAAGTCCACGAGATCATTCATAAGAAAAGAGGTGGAGGAAGCTTTCCTAGTGGCTCTAGTAAGAAATTGGCCAAAGGAAAGGGACCCATGGATGTGTTTCTACAAAAGCAAGGAACACTTACGCAAACAAATATCAAAGATTCATGTGATAAAGAAGCAAGAGCCATGACAATTCAAAAAGTTGCTCGCTTCTTTTACGATAATGGGATCCCATTCAATGTTGCTTGCTCAAAAAGTTTTAAGGAAGCAGTTGAGGCTATAGGAAGGTATGGTCCAAACTTGAAGCCTCCAAGCTACCACGAATTAAGGGTTCCGTTACTTAGGAAGGAGGTTGAGTTAACCAATGAGATTATAAACAAACATAGAGAAGAATGGTTGAAGTATAGATGTTCCATTATGGCGGATGGATGGTCAGATAGAAAACAAAGAACTTTGATAAATTTTTTGGTGAATTCTCCGCATGGAACAGTGTTTATGGAGTCAATAGATGCTTCCTCATTTGTTAAGACCGGAGAGAAACTATGTGAATTGCTTGATAGATATGTGGAGCGTGTTGGAGAGCATAATGTGGTTCAAGTTATAAGTGATAATGGTAGCAACTTTGTGTTGGCCG GTCAACTCTTACAGAAAAAAAGAAGACACATATACTGGACGCCATGTGCAGCCCACTGTATAGATCTTATGTTGGAAGACATAGGGAAGATTCCAAACATTAAGAAGGTCCTTCAAAGAGCAATTACCCTTGTCGGTTTCATTTATGGGCACTCGGGAGTCTTAAATATGATGAGAGATTTCACAAAAAATAAAGAGTTGGTGAAATGTGGGATTACTCGATTTGCAACGAGTTTTCTGGCTTTGCAACGATTGCAGTGTCAAAAAACTAATTTGCGAGCAATATTTACATCTAACAAATGGGTGATGAGTAGATGGTCTAATTTACCAAAGGGAAAAAGTGTAGCTCATACCGTCTTGATGACAACATTCTGGAACCAGGTTGtgtatattttgaaaataatgggGCCTCTTGTTAAAGTGTTGCGATTAGCTGATAATGAGGAAAAACCTGCAATGGGGTATATTTATGAAGCTATGGATAGAGCTAAGGAGGCTATTGCAAAGGCATTTGACAGGAATATTGCAAAGTATAAAGATATCTTTAAGATTATTGATGAAAGATGGCAATGCCAATTGCATCATCCATTACATGCAGCTGGACATTATCTAAATCCAGAGTATTTCTATCAAAATTCAGCTATTGAAAATTGTAGAGAAGTAACAGATGGGTTGTACGCTTGTATTGAAAAATTGGTTCCAAACACTGAAGTACAAGACAAGATTATATCTGAGATACCACTGTACACTAAATCTGAACAACAATTTGGCCTTCCAATTGCAAAAAGATCTAGAATGACAAGATCTCCTG TTGAATGGTGGAATTTATATGGTAATTCAGCTCCTCATCTCCAAAAATTAGCCATTAGAATTTTGGGTTTAACGACTAGTGCTGCTGG attgGAGCATCAAAAATTGAATGACCTAGTGTATGTCAAGTATAATCGTGCTTTAAAAGCCCGTTATGACTTGCGGAGTGTTATTGATCCAATCTCATTGGATAACATTGATCATAGTAATGAGTGGCTAGTTGGGAAGATGGGTGTTAATGTGGAAGCAGAAGGTGAGTTGGTGTTTGGTGATGATAGCTTGACTTGGGGTGATGTTGCAAGAAAGTCGGGTAGTGAGAACGCTTTGACATACACAAGGCGACAAAAGAGACAGTCAGGAGATATTGCAGCCAATGCCTCAAGCTCCCGAGCTCCACGTATTGAGTTTGTTGACATAGAAGATGAGATTGTTTCTGATGAGTCAGGGGAAGAGGAGATTGGAGGCTATAGTTCTAGTGACACCAATGAGAATCACCCTATTGGGGAAGATTATATGGAGGAATATTATTTTAGTGATCAGAAGTGGAATTTAGAATGA